The DNA region TCACCGGCTCGGTGAGCGCCGAGGAGGACCTGTCGATCCACGGCACCCTGCGCGGCCACCTGGCCGCGCCCGACCACTGCGTCCGCCTCGAGGCCGATGCGCACGTCGAGGCCGACGTGCTGGCGCGCGACGTGACCGTGCTCGGCGAGGCCTCCGGCAAGTTCACCGCGACCGAGATCGTCGACATCCGCAAGGGCGCGCGCGTGCAGGGCCAGATCGCCGCGCCCCGCCTGGTGCTCGAGGAGGGCGGCATCGTCAACGCCAAGGTCGAGACGCGCAGCGTCGACGCCGCGGTGCGCGTCGCGCAGTACCGGAAGCAGAAGTGACGACGTCGCCGCCGGCAATCGGCAGTCGGCGGTGGGCAGTCGGAGCATCGGATGCCACGGCCGCGGTGCCTGCGAGGCTCGCGGGTTACGCCCTGGACGCCGCGTGTGACAGCCACTGCCGACCCGCCGACTGCCCACTGCCGATCAATTGCCCTATGATGGCGGGATGACCACGGTCTCGCCTCGCGCCCTGCCGGGCACCAGCGCCACCGACTCCTGGAACGCCGTCGACGCGTCCGAGTTGTACGACATCGATCGCTGGGGCAACGGCTATTTCTCGATCGGGGCGAACGGCCACGTGCTGGTGCACCCGACCAAGGACCGCTCGCGGGCGATCGACCTGAAGGAGTTGATGGATCGGCTCCAGATGCGTGGGATCAACCTGCCCATCCTGGTCCGCTTCCCCGACATCCTGAAGCACCGGCTGGGCGACATCCACGAGGCCTTCCAGGCCGCGATCCAGCAGCATCAGTACACGGGCAAGTACACGTGCGTGTACCCGATCAAGGTGAACCAGCAGCGGCAGGTGGTCGAGGAGGTGCTCGAGTTCGGGCGCCCCTACAACTTCGGCATCGAGGCGGGCAGCAAGCCCGAACTGATGGCGGTCGCAGCCCTGGCCTCCAACGACACGCCGATCATCTGCAACGGCTTCAAGGACGCCGAGTTCATCGAGATGGCGATGCTGGCCCAGAAGATCGGGCGCAACATCATCCCCGTCGTCGAGAAGTACACCGAGCTGCAGCTGATCCTCGACTATGCCGAGAAGGTCGGCGTGCGCCCGCAGATCGGCTTCCGCGTGAAGCTGGCCGCGCGCGGCAGTGGCCGGTGGCAGAGCTCGGGCGGCTATCGATCGAAGTTCGGCCTGACGGTCACCGAGAT from Luteitalea sp. TBR-22 includes:
- a CDS encoding polymer-forming cytoskeletal protein, which encodes MSTQPTPSSPDSRPSVLGPTVVITGSVSAEEDLSIHGTLRGHLAAPDHCVRLEADAHVEADVLARDVTVLGEASGKFTATEIVDIRKGARVQGQIAAPRLVLEEGGIVNAKVETRSVDAAVRVAQYRKQK